Proteins encoded within one genomic window of Companilactobacillus sp.:
- the mnmE gene encoding tRNA uridine-5-carboxymethylaminomethyl(34) synthesis GTPase MnmE: MPSTVTEYDTIAAISTPPGEGGISIVRVSGDQAINIVKKVFKGKDLAKVATHTINYGHIVDPTTNDLVDEVMVSVMRAPKTYTREDVIEVNTHGGIVPTNKVLQLLIGAGARMAEPGEFTKRAFLNGRLDLTQAESVMDLIRAKTDKAMQVAVNQLDGNLEHLINSLRQEILDVLAQVEVNIDYPEYDTEQMTTNMLLEKAKTVGVSIDQLLKTADSGEILQHGLATAIIGKPNVGKSSLLNRLLDEDKAIVTDVAGTTRDIVEQYVNIDGVPLKLIDTAGIRDTEDKVEKIGVERSLKAINEADLIILVLDSSRPLEDEDIQLLDATKDKRRIVIFNKNDLTPVLHPIEVKQLKADDIILLTSAIKNDGIEQIKDTVGKLFNAGIEDSSSNVIITSARQAGLLRQAKQSLNDVISGIEAGMPIDLVQIDMTSCWDKLGEITGDSYPDELITQLFSQFCLGK; the protein is encoded by the coding sequence ATGCCTAGTACAGTAACTGAATACGACACGATTGCTGCTATTTCAACACCACCTGGGGAAGGTGGTATCTCGATCGTCCGTGTTTCTGGAGATCAAGCTATCAATATCGTCAAAAAGGTGTTCAAGGGTAAAGACTTGGCTAAAGTTGCTACTCACACTATTAATTATGGTCATATCGTTGATCCGACAACTAACGATTTAGTTGATGAAGTCATGGTCTCAGTTATGCGTGCACCTAAGACTTACACACGTGAGGACGTCATTGAAGTCAATACTCACGGTGGAATCGTCCCTACTAACAAGGTGCTGCAACTATTGATCGGTGCTGGTGCCAGAATGGCTGAACCTGGAGAATTTACTAAACGTGCCTTTTTGAATGGACGTTTGGATCTGACCCAAGCTGAATCAGTTATGGATTTGATTCGTGCTAAAACTGACAAAGCTATGCAAGTAGCTGTCAATCAACTTGATGGTAATTTGGAACATTTGATCAATAGTTTGCGTCAAGAGATTCTCGATGTTTTGGCTCAAGTCGAAGTTAATATCGACTATCCAGAATACGATACAGAACAAATGACTACCAACATGTTATTGGAAAAAGCAAAGACAGTTGGCGTAAGTATTGACCAATTACTCAAGACAGCCGACTCTGGCGAGATCTTGCAACACGGTCTGGCTACTGCCATCATCGGTAAGCCAAACGTTGGTAAATCAAGTCTTTTGAATCGTTTGCTCGATGAGGACAAAGCGATTGTAACGGACGTTGCAGGTACAACGCGTGATATTGTTGAACAATATGTCAATATTGATGGTGTTCCACTGAAGCTGATCGATACTGCAGGTATCCGAGATACCGAAGACAAGGTTGAAAAAATCGGTGTCGAACGTTCGCTCAAGGCAATCAACGAAGCTGACTTGATCATCTTAGTGTTGGATTCTAGTCGCCCACTTGAAGATGAAGATATTCAATTATTGGATGCTACCAAAGATAAACGTAGAATCGTAATTTTTAACAAGAACGATTTAACGCCAGTCTTGCATCCAATCGAAGTTAAACAATTAAAGGCAGACGATATTATTTTGCTCACATCTGCCATTAAAAATGACGGTATCGAACAGATCAAAGATACCGTCGGCAAGCTATTCAATGCTGGTATCGAAGACAGCAGCAGCAACGTCATTATCACGAGTGCTCGACAAGCAGGACTCTTGAGACAAGCAAAACAAAGCTTAAATGACGTTATTTCAGGAATTGAAGCAGGGATGCCAATCGACCTCGTGCAGATCGATATGACTTCTTGTTGGGATAAATTAGGCGAGATCACAGGTGATAGCTACCCAGATGAATTGATCACGCAGCTATTCTCGCAATTCTGTTTAGGAAAATAG
- a CDS encoding YidC/Oxa1 family membrane protein insertase: MNKKRLKKYIGIALLLSVVLVLAGCSNLNEPITSNSTGFWDHIVLWNFSRFILWLGSIAGNSAGWAIVLFTIIIRVILLPLNWFQIRSMNKQMEIQPQMKALQDKYSAKDTDTQQKLREETQKLYREAGVNPVAGCLPLLIQLPVMFALYQAIYKTAELRNGSFLWMQLGKPDPYYIMAVLAALFTFLSTYISSISNPQQNATTKMMTWIMPIFIFVPALTFPSAITLYWVVTNAFQVLQTLAFQNPFRYRRKQREKEEAEREKQRKIRKAKKRAYKHR; this comes from the coding sequence CTTAATGAACCTATTACTAGTAACAGTACTGGTTTTTGGGACCACATTGTTTTGTGGAACTTCTCAAGATTTATCTTGTGGTTAGGTTCAATCGCTGGTAACAGTGCCGGCTGGGCAATCGTCCTCTTCACCATTATCATCAGGGTCATTCTCTTGCCATTAAACTGGTTCCAGATCCGCAGTATGAACAAGCAGATGGAAATTCAGCCTCAAATGAAGGCTTTGCAAGACAAGTACTCTGCTAAAGATACTGACACCCAACAAAAACTTCGTGAGGAAACTCAAAAGTTATATCGTGAGGCCGGAGTTAATCCGGTGGCGGGATGTTTGCCATTATTGATTCAGTTGCCAGTTATGTTTGCTCTTTATCAAGCAATCTATAAGACAGCAGAATTGAGAAATGGTTCCTTCCTTTGGATGCAATTAGGAAAGCCTGATCCATATTACATCATGGCTGTTTTAGCTGCCCTATTTACATTCTTATCCACTTACATTTCAAGTATTTCCAATCCGCAACAAAATGCTACAACTAAGATGATGACTTGGATCATGCCAATCTTCATCTTTGTACCAGCATTGACATTCCCATCAGCTATTACTCTTTACTGGGTAGTAACTAATGCGTTCCAAGTTCTTCAGACATTGGCTTTCCAAAATCCATTTAGATATCGTCGCAAACAACGTGAAAAAGAAGAAGCAGAGCGTGAGAAGCAACGTAAGATCAGAAAAGCTAAAAAACGTGCTTATAAGCATCGATAA